The window AGAAGAACACCGTCAAGATCTTCAAGCCACTTGATAGCCTCAATAACACCTTCTGTCGCTTCTTTGGCGCGTTTTTTGGCTTCCTCTTCTTTGAGACCCTGCTTCATAAAGTCATGAAAATCGATCTTGGTTGCAAGACCTGGTGTATCAACGATATCGAGCTCAACCACCCCACCATTCACACATATTGCAATACCCTCCTTACGCATTGCACGCCGTGTTTCATGAGGGATATGAGATGTCTCCCCAAATGTCTCCTCGCCGTTTGTCCAGTCCATCAGGATTCGATTTGCAAGCGTGGTCTTGCCTGCATTTGGCGGTCCATAGATACCGATGCGCGTCCTTCCCTTCTTAAAGAGCTTCTTTATCAGATATGATATGTTACGCCTGAATTTTTTGAATATACCCATCCCGTCCCCGCTTTATCTTGATTACTGGTTAAAACTCTCTGATTGTATATAATACTTTTCTTGAAAGAAGGTTGCCAGCTCACAAGGTATCATTTCGCACCTCACGGCAGTCCGATCATTCCGTGCTTGGGGCTGAAAAATGTCCCATCCCGCAGAAGTCCCTCAACAATCTCCTCTGCCCGCTGCCTCTCGATCCCACTGGACTCGGCACGCTCATAAACC of the Candidatus Syntrophoarchaeum caldarius genome contains:
- a CDS encoding small GTP-binding protein domain protein, producing the protein MGIFKKFRRNISYLIKKLFKKGRTRIGIYGPPNAGKTTLANRILMDWTNGEETFGETSHIPHETRRAMRKEGIAICVNGGVVELDIVDTPGLATKIDFHDFMKQGLKEEEAKKRAKEATEGVIEAIKWLEDLDGVLLVMDSTEDPFTQVNVVVIGNMEARNLPLLVVANKIDLSSASPQRIATAFPQHPMVAISALEGENLDEMYEAIAERFG